The sequence below is a genomic window from Microbacterium sp. SORGH_AS_0888.
CGACCGGCGACCTCGGGGTCACCCCGCAGCGCACGCCGCAGCCGGTCGCCGTCTGAGCCGCCGCGGGCCCCGGCGCGCCGCTCCCACAACCGGGAGCCCGCACCGGGGCCCGTTCGCGGTTACTGGCCGATCTCCTGATAGGCCGCGAACAGCAGCGACTCGTCGGGCGCCTGCAGCACGGTCGGCCGCGCGATGTCGTCGAGCACGATGAACCGCAGCATCCCGCCGCGGGACTTCTTGTCGCGCTGCATCGTGGCGAGCAGCTGCGGCCACGCACCGGCCCGGTAGCTCAGGGGCAGGCCGAGCATCTCGAGGATGCGGCGATGCCGATCGACCGCCTCGTCCGAGAGACGCCCCGCCAGCCGGGACAGCTCGGCCGCGTACATCATCCCGATCGAGATCGCCGCACCGTGCCGCCACTGGTACCGCTCCGCGTGCTCGATGGCGTGCCCGAGCGTGTGCCCGTAGTTGAGGACCTCGCGCAGGCCCGCCTCACGGAGGTCCTCCCCGACGACCCGCGCTTTCATCTCGATCGCCAGCTCGATGCAGCGACGGAACGCGGGGCTCGCGGGGTCGACGGCCGCGACCGGGTCCGCCTCGATGAGGTCGAGGATCTCGGGATACCAGATGAACCCCGCCTTCACGACCTCCGCGAAGCCCGCGACCCGTTCGTTGGCGCTGAGCGTGTCCAGCAGATCGAGGTCGCAGATCACCGCGCGCGGCGGCCAGAACGCGCCCACGAGGTTCTTGCCCTCTGCCGTGTTGATGCCGGTCTTGCCGCCGACGGCCGCGTCGACCATCCCGAGCACCGTCGTGGGCACCTGCACGAGCGCGACGCCGCGCAGCCAGGTCGCGGCGACGAAGCCCGCGAGATCGGTCACCGCGCCGCCGCCGAACCCGACGACCGCGTCCGTCCGTGTGAAGTCCGCCTGGCCCATGACCTGCCAGCAGAAGGCGGCCACCTCGACCCGCTTGCCGGACTCCGCGTCCGGGATCTCGGCCAGCAGCACCTCCCGGGCGCTCGAGGCCTGCAGCCGCTCCCGCAGCTCGGCGGCCTTGGCGCTCAGGGTCGGCGGATGCACGACGAGCACCTTCCGTGTCGCGCTCGGCAGTGCCGCGTCGATCCGGTCGAGGACGCCGCGTCCCACCGTCACGTCATACGGCGCGTCGCCGCCCACGGAGACAACGGTCGGCTGGTCTGTCATACGTGTGCCTCTCCTGCGATGCGCTCCCGCGCCCAGTCGACGATCGCCTGCACGACCTCCGAGATCGGGCCGCGCGAGGTGTCGAACTCGACGTCGGACACCTCGTCGTAGAACGGCCGGCGCTCGGCCATGATGCGCTGCCACTGCGTGACCGGGTCCTCGCCCGCGAGGAGCGGCCGGTTCCCCCCGCCGATGCGGTGCCCGATGACGTGGGGAGCGACCGTGAGCAGCACGACCCGGTGCGCGGCCAGGTCCGCCCGCGTCTGCGGATCGATGACCGATCCGCCGCCGAGGGCGATGACACCCTCATTGCCCAGGGCACGGGCGACGGTCTCGCGCTCGATGCGCCGGAACTCCGCCTCGCCGCGCGACCGGAACAGGTCCGGGATCGGGCCGTGGTCGCGCACGACGAGCGCGTCGGTGTCGACGAAGGGCACGTCGAGCGCGCGCGCGACGCGCCGCCCGATGCTCGTCTTCCCCGCCCCCATCGGCCCGACGAGCACGAGCGTGGGCGCGGCGGGCGCCTGGGTCACAGAAGCCCCGGGTCGCTCGCCGTCGTGGAGCGCAGCGTGTCGGGGATCGCCGCGAGGTACGTCTCGAGGTTGCGGCGGGTCTCGGCGACGTTGTCGCCGCCGAACTTCTCGAGCACCGACTCCGCGAGCACGATCGCGACCATCGCCTCGGCCACGACGCCCGCAGCCGGCACGGCGCAGACGTCGGAACGCTGGTGGTGGGCCGAAGCCGTGTCGCCCGTCGCGACATCGACGGTCCGCAATGCGTGCGGGATCGTCGCGATGGGCTTCATCCCGGCGCGCACCCGCAGCACGGTCCCGGTCGACATCCCGCCCTCGGTGCCGCCCGCGCGATCGCTGCCGCGCACGATGCCGTCCTCCGACGCGAACAGCTCGTCGTGGGCCGCGGATCCCCGACGGGTCGTCGTGAGGAAGCCGTCGCCCACCTCGACGCCCTTGATCGCCTGGATGCTCATGAGCGCCTGCGCGAGCTTGCCGTCGAGTCGACGATCCCACTGCACGTGGGAACCGAGCCCCGGGGGCAGACCGTACGCGAGGACCTCGACGATCCCGCCGAGAGTGTCCCCGTCCTTCTTGGCCGCGTCCACCTCGGCGACCATGAGGGCGCTCGTGTCCGGATCGAAGCAGCGCAACGGATCCGCGTCGAGCGTGTCGACGTCGTCCGGATGCGGCAGGGCGGCGCCCTCGGGCACGCGCACCGGCCCGATCGAGAGCGTGTGGCTCACCAGTCGGATGCCGAGCTCCCCGAGGAACGCGCGGGCCAGAGTGCCGAGCGCCACGCGGGCAGCCGTCTCGCGCGCGCTCGCACGCTCGAGGATCGGGCGCGCCTCGTCGAAGCCGTACTTCTGCATTCCGACCAGGTCGGCGTGTCCCGGGCGCGGACGCGTCAGCTCGGCGCCCCTCCCCCGCGACTTCTCGGTCAGCTCGACGGGCTCCGCGCTCATGACCTCGACCCACTTGGGCCACTCCGTGTTGCCGATGCGCACCGCGATCGGGCTGCCAAGGGACAGACCGTGACGCACGCCCGCGGAGATCGTGAGCTCGTCCTCTTCGAACTTCATGCGCGAACCGCGCCCATAGCCGAGCTTGCGGCGCGCGAGATCGGCCTGGATGGCGGCTCGCGAGATGGGGACACCCGCGGGGAGCCCTTCCATGATGGCGACGAGTTCAGGGCCGTGCGATTCGCCGGCGGTGAGGACGCGGAGCATTGCTCTAGTCTCCCACGGCGGCGTCGCCGGCGAGTGCCGCACGCATCGCGGCGATCACCTCGTCCTCGTTCTCGAGCGGTCGGTCGGGAGCGCCGCCCACGAAGATGCGCACCTGGAGGACCGCCTGCTGCAGCAGCATGCCGAGCCCGTCCCAGGCTTCGCCGCCCCGGCGCTGCCATGCCGTCCCGAGCACACTCGGCCAGTGGCCGTAGACCACGTCGTAGAGCGCGCCGCCGGCATCCGCGAGCGTGGCCGCGGCGTCGTCCGACAGCGGGGCGCCGCCGGGAAGGGCGGCGACCGTGAGCGGCACCGGCGCATAGGCGTCTGCGAAGAACGGGACCGGCGTGACGGCGACCCCCAGCAGGTCGCCTCCCAGGTGCTGCAGCGGCCCGACCGCGGTGCGCCGGCGCGCGACGACCTCGACCTCCTTCGCCCCCAGCTCGGCGAGGGCGACCAGCGCAGACGTCGCGGTGGAGCCGGCGCCGATGATGCGCGCCCGCTCGACGCCCGTGAACCCGCGTTCCCGCAGGTCGCGTACGAGCCCGCCGACGTCGGTGTTGAACCCGTGCGGTCCCGCCGCGCTCAACAGGTAGGTGTTGACGGCTCCCGTGAGCCGCGCGTGCCGATCGCGCTGGAACGCACGCAGGTGCGCGACCTGCTTGAGCGGCATCGTGAGGGAGAGGCCACGGTAGCTCGGTCCCAGCCCCTCGAGCTCGCGCGCGAACTCGTGCTCGGCGACCCGGCGACGCCCGTACACCCAGTCAAGTCCGAGCACGCGGTACGCCGCGGCGTGCAGGTCGGGCGACCGGCTGTGGTCGATCGGGTCACCCCAGACGGCGAGGTGCGTCAGCATCCCGCATCCGGATGATCCGTGCACCACGCGCGCCACTGCTCGACCGCCGCCTCGTGGTCTGCGTCGTTGGATGTGAACACGGTCTCGCCCGTGTCGAGGTTGACGGTGACGAAGTAGAGCCAGTCCCCGGCGGCGGGGTGCAGCGCCGCATCGATCGCGAGATCGCCGGGGTTCGCGATCGGCGTCGCCGGCAGACCCGTGATGACGTAGGTGTTCCACTTGTTGTCATCGGCGAGTGCGGCGGCGGAGCTCGACACCGTGCCGTCGTGCATGGAGCCGTAGCCGTACTGCGCCGTCGAGTCCATCTGCAGCTTCATGCCGATGTCCAGACGGTTCTGGATCACCCGCGAGACCTTGTAGAAGTCGTCGGTGTTGCGCGCCTCGCGCTGGATGATCGACGCGATCGTGAGGATGCGTTCACGGTCCGTCGCGGCGACCTGCGCATCGTCGAGCGCCTTCACGCTGCGATCGACCATCGTGCGGATGACGTCGTGCGGGGTCGTCCCGGGATCGAAGGTGTACGTCGCCGGGAACAGCCACCCCTCCAGCGACGGCGCACTCACGCCGTAGGCCGACGGGTCCGCGGCGGCCGCCTTCAGGTCGTCGAGCGACATCTGCAGCGCGCTGCTGATCCGCTCGAGCGAGGTGGACACCGTGAGCCCCTCCTGCAGCTGGACCGTGTTCGACATGCGGTTCGCGGGATCGAGCAGTGCGGCGACCGCGGCCGCCGCCGTCATCTTGAGCTGCAGCTTGTAGACGCCGGGCTGGAAGTCGGGGTTCTGGCCCGAGGAGACCAGGTACGAGTAGACCACGCCGGAAGTCCTGGTGACGCCGGCCTGGAACAGCGCGTCGGACACGTTCGCGCCCGTGTCGCCGGACGTGATCGTGACGGTGGCCTCGCCCTCGGCGATGCCGGCCTCGTAGTCGCTCGGCTCCTGCCATCCCATGAGCGAGCGGATCTGCGGCTCGTACGTGTTCCACACCCACAGGCCGGCTCCCGCGAGCCCGCCCAGCAGCACGACGACGATCGCGAACGCGATCCAGCCTGCGGCGCGGCGGCGGCGACGGGTCGGACGCGCCGGCGGGGCGCCGATAGCCTCCGTCGTCGCACGCCCGGTGAACAGGTCCTCCAGGTCGCCCGCCTGTCCCGTGGACGGGGTCTCGGCGGTGGGCCGTGCCTCCCGCGCCTCGCGGGCGGCACGTCGGGAGGGCGGCGGGGTGTCGGACATGTCAGACGTTCTCCTCGGCCGGGGGTACGGGTGCTCCGGCCGGTCGCCCCGTCTGCTTCTCCGCGTCGAGCGCACTCTGCAGCAGGATGACGGCGGCGACTTGATCGACAATGCTACGAGAGTTCCGCTGCGAACGACCGGACTGGCGCAGAACAGCGTGGGCGGATACGGTACTCAGCCTCTCGTCGACCAGGCGCACCGGGACGGGCGCCGCGGCGGCGACGGCCCCGGCGAACGCTCGCGCATCCGTGGTGGAGGGCGTGTCGGCGCCGCTCAGCGACGTCGGGAGCCCGACGAGGATCTCGACCGCCTCGTGCTCGACAGCCAGCTCCACGACCCGCGCCACCGCGACGCCATCGCGCCGAACGGTCTCGACCGGGGTCGCGAGCAGCCCGTCGGGGTCGCATCGTGCGACCCCGACCCGGGCTTTGCCCACGTCGACGCCGAGGCGCACGCCACGGCGGAATCCGCTCACGCGGCGCCGATCAGGCGGCGGACCTCGGCGAGGGCGTCGCCCAGACGTGCCAGGGTCGGCGCCGCCGCCCTGGGCGACGTCGTCACGTCCACCGCCTCCTCCGCCGAGCACGGCGGCCGCGGCCTTGGCGAGCACGCCCGCTCGGGCTCCGTGACCGCGCGCGCCGTCGTTCGTCGCGACGACGACCGTCGGGCGACCTCCCACGATCGCGCCCAGCGCGACGACCGCCGCACGGTCGTTCATCCGGTCCCGCACCTGCAGGGTGAGGGTACGCAGGTCGTCGGCCGAGGCCGCTTCGCCGACGGATGCCGCCACCAGCGACACGTCCCCGATGCGGGTGGCGGACTCGGCCAGCGCCGGCGCCCGCTCCGCGAGCGCACGCGCCTCGAAGGCGGCGATCTTCTTCTCCGCCGCCTTCAGGTTCGCGGTCAGCTCGGCGATCCGCGCGGGCAGCTGATCGCGCGGCGCCTTCAGCGCCGTCGAGAGCTGCGAGACGATCGACCGCTCTGCGGCGAGCTCGCGGAAGGCGTCGAGTCCCACGAGGGCTTCGACACGGCGGTTCGAGGCGCCCACGGACGACTCGCCCACGAGGCTCACGAGCCCGATCTCGGCGCTCGAGGAGACATGCGTGCCACCGCACAGCTCGCGCGACCAGGGGCCGCCGATGTCGACCATGCGCACCGTGTCGCCGTACTTCTCGCCGAACAGCGCCATCGCGCCGAGCTCCTTGGCCTCCGCGAGCGAGAGCACCCGCGTCGTGACCTCGAGGTTGTCGCGCACGGCGTTGTTGGTGATCTCCTCGATCTCGCTCTTGGTCGCATCCGACAGTGCCTGGCTCCACGTGAAGTCGAAGCGGAGGTATCCGGCACGGTTCAGCGAGCCGGCCTGCGTGGCGCTGCGGCCCAGCGTGTCGCGGAGGGCCGCGTGCACCAGGTGGGTCGCGGAGTGCGCCTGACGTGCGGCGCGGCGATTGACCGCATCCACGACGGTCGTGGCGGCGGCGCCGACGGCGACCTCACCCGCCGTGACCTCGACCGTGTGGCTGATGAGGCCGGGCACGGGACGCTGGACGTCGAGGACCTCGAGCTCGTAGCCGGGACCGACGATCACGCCCTTGTCCGCGACCTGACCGCCGGACTCCGCGTACAGCGCGGTCTCGGCCAGGACGACCTCCGCGATCTGGCCCTCGCCCGCACGATCGACCGGGATGCCGTCGACCAGCAGTCCGAGCACGCTCGACTCGGTCTCGAGGTCGGTGTACCCGGTGAAGACGGTCTCGCCGGCGGCCCGCAGCTCGCGATACACCGAGTGGTCCGCGATCGCACGGCGCCGCGCCTTGGCGTCGGCCTTCGCGCGGGTCTTCTGCTCCTGCATGAGCTCGTCGAACGCCGCGCGGTCGACATCCAGCCCGGCCTCTGCGGCGACCTCGAGCGTCAGGTCGATCGGGAAGCCGTAGGTGTCGTGCAGGAGGAAGGCCTCCGAGCCGGACAGCGTGGCGCCGCCTGCGGACTTCGTCTGCGCGACCGCCGTGTCGAGGATCGTCGACCCCGACGCAAGGGTGCGCAGGAACGTGTCCTCCTCCGCGAACGCATACTGCGAGATGCGGTCCCAGTCGGTGGCGACCTCGGGGTAGGCGGACGCCATCGCGTCACGGGAGGCGGAGAACAGCTCGGGGAAGGTCGGGCCGTCCACCCCCAGCAGGCGCATGGCGCGGATGCTGCGGCGCATGAGGCGGCGGAGGATGTAGCCCCGTCCCTCGTTCGAGGGCGTCACCCCGTCCGAGAGCAGCATGAGCGACGAGCGCACGTGATCGGCGATGACGCGGTAGCGCACGTCGTCCTCGTGCTCGCGCCCGTAGGGGCGGCCGGAGAGCTCGACCGCGCGGTCGAGGACCGGACGCACCTGGTCGGTCTCGTACATGTTCTCGACGCCCTGCTTGATGAAGGCGACCCGCTCCAGCCCCATCCCGGTGTCGATGTTCTTGTGGGGCAGCTCGCCGACGATGTCGAAGTCGACCTTCGATCGCACGTTGTTGATCGCGTACTGCATGAACACGAGGTTCCAGATCTCGGTGAAGCGGTTGTCGTCCACCGCAGGACCGCCGTCGCGACCGTAGGCGGGACCGCGGTCGAAGTAGATCTCCGAGCAGGGTCCCGCGGGTCCCGGCTGGCCGGTCGACCAGTAGTTGTCCTCACGTCCCATCCGCTGGATGCGCTCCTCGGGCAGGCCCGCGATCGTGCGCCACAGGCCGGCGGCCTCGTCGTCGGTCTCGTAGACCGTGACCCAGAGGTCCTTCTCGGCGAAGCCGAGTCCGCCGTCGGCCTCGGGACGCGTGAGGAGCTCCCACGCGTACGTGATGGCGCCCTCTTTGAAGTAGTCGCCGAAGGACCAGTTGCCGAGCATCTGGAAGAAGGTGCCGTGGCGCGCGGTGTGCCCGACCTCTTCGATGTCGTTCGTGCGGATGCACTTCTGCACGTCGGCGGCGCGCGGGAAGGGCGCGGGGACCGTGCCGTTCAGATACGGCACGAACGGCACCATGCCGGCCACCGTGAACAGCAGCGTCGGGTCGTCGCTGACGAGCGAGGCGGAGGGGACGATGACGTGGTCGTTCTTCTCGAAGAAATCGAGGTAACGGCGCGCGATCTCGGCAGTCTTCATGGATGTTCCTCGGTACGGGCGCGCGAAAGCCCCCGAGGGGCGCGCGGCGGTGTCAGTCTGCGTCGCGGGCGGCGGCGGGCGCATCCGCCTCGATGAGCTCGTTCAGGCGGGCCTGCTGGTCGCGGTAGGCGTCGCCCATGCGATCGGCGAACTCGGAGATACGGGCGTCGACCTCGGCGAGCAGCTCGTGTCCACGCGGGTCCTTGTCGACGAGGTGGGCGAGCACGAACCCGGCCAGCGTGCCGAACACAAACCAGAAGAAGCTCTTCACCGCAGACATCCTCGCTCTCGTCGCTCGACGCGACATCCCCATCGTAGTCGGCATCCGCCGGCCGGTGCCGGGGACGACGGAGGGCGCCGGGAACCCCCGACGCCCTCCTTGTGTGCTGCGCTCAGCGCGCGGCGTAGTACTCGACGACCAGCTGGACGTCGCAGACCACGGGGACCTCGGCACGCTTGGGGCGGCGGACGAGACGGGCCTGCAGCGTCGACAGGTCGACCTCGAGGTAGCCCGGGACGGGGGGCAGCACCTCGGCGTGCCCGCCTGCGGCAGCCACCTGGAAGGGCTCGGTGCCCTCGCTGCGCTGCTTGACGTGGATGAGCTGACCCGGCTTCACACGGAACGACGGGCGGTCCACGATCTGGCCGTCGACCAGGATGTGGCGGTGCACGACGAACTGGCGGGCCTGAGCGGTCGTGCGGGCGAAGCCGGCACGGACGACGAGGGCGTCCAGACGCATCTCGAGCTGCTCGACCAGGTTCTCACCGGTCAGGCCGTCCTTGCGGCGGGCCTCTTCGAACTGGATGCGCAGCTGCTTCTCGCGGATGCCGTACTGCTCGCGCAGGCGCTGCTTCTCACGGAGGCGGACGGCGTAGTCGCTGTCGGCCTTCCGCTTGGTGCGGCCGTGCTCGCCGGGAGCGTAGGGGCGCTTCTCGAGGTAGCGCGCGGCCTTGGGGGTGAGCGCGACGCCGAGCGCGCGCGACAGACGGACCTTGCGGCGGTCCTGGGACTTCGTGACCACGAAGTGTTCCTTCCGATGACGCGGCCGTGACTCTCACGGCCCGCGGACGTATCTCCCCTTCCCCGGGCTTCGGGCGCACGCCGGGGCGCATCGAAGTGGCTTGACGGAAGGGGGATGCCCGAAAACTCGGTTTCGAGCCGGTTAAGTCTACCAGAATGGACCGTCGCCGCCGGCATCACCACCGGATCAGGACATCCTGCGAAGGCAGGAAGGTTGCGGCGGGACGCCGCCTGATCCGGCGAGATGGCCTGATGCGGCGCGAAGGATGCGGCTACTCCCCGTCGACGATGCGGCGGATCTTCTCGAGGCGCGCCTGCACATCGCGCTCCTGGCCGTGGTTCGTCGGCTCGTAGTAGCGGGTGCCGCGGAGGGTGTCGGGGAGATACTGCTGCGCCACGACGCCGATCTCGCTGTCGTGCGGGTACCGATAGCCCTTGCCGTGCCCGAGCCGTTTCGCCCCCGCGTAGTGCGCGTCGCGCAGGTGCTTCGGCACGCGCCCGGACTTGCCGGCACGGACGTCGGCGATCGCCTGGTTGATCGCGAGGTATGCGGCGTTCGACTTGGCCGTGGTGGCGAGGTACAGGGTCGCCTCGGCGAGCGGGATCCGCCCCTCCGGCATGCCGATGAACTGCACGGCGTCGGCGGCGGCCGTCGCGATCTGGAGCGCCTGCGGATCGGCGAGGCCGATGTCCTCCGCCGCCGAGATCACGAGTCGACGGGCGATGAACCGGGGGTCCTCGCCCGCTTCGATCATTCGCGCGAGGTAGTGGATCGCCGCATCCGGATCGGAGCCGCGGATCGACTTGATGAAGGCGCTGATGACGTCGTAGTGCTCGTCTCCCTGCCGGTCGTACCGCAGGAGCGCCCGGTCGACGGCCTGCGAGACGACATCGGCGGTCACCGGCTCTCCCTCGGGCGCCATGGATGCCGCGGCCTCCAGGGCCGTGAGCGCGCGCCGGGCGTCACCCGACGCGAGCTGGATGAGCGCGGCACGTGCTTCGGGCTCGAGCTCGACGGCACCGGCGAGCCCCCGCGCATCCGTGACGGCGCGATCGATCAGCTCGCCCAGATCGTCGTCGGACAGCGTCTCCAGCGTCAGCAGCAGCGACCGCGAGAGGAGCGGCGAGATGACCGAGAACGACGGGTTCTCCGTCGTCGCCGCGATCAGCACGACCCATCCGTTCTCCACGCCGGGCAGCAGCGCGTCCTGCTGGGCCTTCGTGAACCGGTGGATCTCGTCGAGGAAGAGGATCGTCGACTGTCCGTAGAGGTCGCGCTGGTTCAACGCCTCCTGCATGACCTCACGGACGTCCTTCACGCCCGCGGTGATCGCCGACAGCTCGATGAACCGCCGCCCGGAGGAACGGGCGATCGCCTGCGCGAGCGTGGTCTTGCCCGTGCCGGGCGGGCCCCAGAGGATGACCGACACGGCACCGGTCGTGCGACGCTCGGGGTCGGCGAGGGCGACGAGCGGCGAGCCCGGGCGCAGCAGATGGCGTTGGCCCGCCACCTCGTCGAGCGACACGGGCCTCATCCGCACCGCCAGAGGCGTGGGCGTGCCGAACAAGGCCGCCGATCCGCTCATGGTCCTCAAGGCTAGACGGATGCGGGGACATCGCGGGCCGCGCACTTTGGCGGCTCATGGTCCGGCACCGTAGGATCGTGCCGGTCTGCGAGGAGGACGTGTGGCGGCGACGGCGAGAGAGCGCGAGGAGCGTGCGGCACGGGAGCGTGCCCGCGTGTACGCCGCGCGGCAGGAACTGCACCGGCGACAGGTCGGCCGCCGACGCCGGGACGACGTGATCGCGGGCGTCGCGGGCGGCATCCTCGTGCTGGCGATCGCCGGAGTCCAGTTCGCGTACTACGAGACGGGGCCCGGCGCGCCGGCGCCGAGCGACACCTCGACGTCCACGCCCCAGCCGACCACGACCGACGCCGTGTCGCCGGATCCCGCGTCGACCGATGGGGGCATCCCGGACCCCGCGAGCACGCCCGCGGGCTGAGCGACCTCCTGCTCCTGGGTCCGACGGCGGGTCGCGTACTAGGCTGAGTGGCATTGCCCGCCGACCGACGTGAGCTGCCTGAGGTGCCTGTGACCACCGAATCCACCCCCGATTCCTCCGAGAACGCCCCCTGGGGGCGTGTCGACGACGACGGCACGGTCTCCGTCCGCGACGGCGACCAGTGGCGGGTCGTCGGTCAGTTCCCCGACGGCGACCCCGAGGAAGCCCTCGCCTACTTCCAGCGCAAGTACGCCGATCTCGCCTCCGAGGTCACGCTGCTGGAGGTCCGGCACCGTCGCGGCGGCGCGTCCGCGTCCGACCTGCGCCACACGGCGACGACCCTGCGAGCGAAGATCTCCGGCGCGTCCGCCGTCGGCGACCTCGCGGCACTCGACGCACGGCTCACCGCGATCACCGGTGAGCTGGAGCAGGCCTCCGCGACCGAGGCCGCCGCGGCCCGCGAGGCGGTCGACGCCGCGATCGCGGAGCGCACGGCCCTCGTCGAGCGCGCCGAGGCGCTCGCCTCGCGCGACCCCGGCTCGATCCAGTGGAAGCAGACCTCCGCCGAGCTCACGGCCCTGTTCGACCAGTGGCAGGCGCAGCAGCAGAACGGGCCGCGACTGCCCAAGTCGACGGCGCAGCAGCTGTGGACCCGCTTCCGCGACGCCCGCGCGACCCTCGAGCGCCACCGCCGCGCGTTCTACGCCGGTCTCGACGAGACGCACAAGCTCGCCCGCGACCAGAAGACCCGGCTCGTGGAACGGGCGGAGGCCCTCGCCTCGCAGGGCGAGGACGGCATCCCGGCCTATCGCGCGCTCCTGGACCAGTGGAAGTCCGCCGGCCGAGCCGGCAAGAAGATCGACGACGCGCTCTGGGCACGGTTCAAGGCCGCGGGCGACGCTCTGTACGGGGCCCGCGTGGAGCGCGAGAGCGCCCAGGCGGAAGAGTCGAAGGAGCGCATCGAGCGCAAGCGCGAGCTGCTCGCGTCGGCCCGCGACATCCCCGACGAGAAGGACATCGCGAAGGCTCGTCAGCGTCTCACCGCCGTGCAGCGCGAGTGGGACGAGATCGGACGTATCTTCCCGCGCGAGGCGGAGCGTTCCCTCGACGACGATCTCCGCAAGATCGAGCAGGGCGTGAAGTCCCGCGAGGACGCCGACTGGAAGCGCAACAATCCGGAGACCAAGGCCCGCGCCAACGATCTGACACGGCAGCTCACCGACGCGATCGCGAAACTCGAGGACGAGCTCGCCGAGGCGCAGGCCTCCGGCAACGCTCGCCGCATCAAGGACGCGACCGAGGCGCTCGAGGCCCGCAAGGCGTGGCTGCGCGCGATCGGCGGCTGATCCTCCGCTCCCCCGCCGGGTGATCATCGTCGGCTTTCCACAGACCACGAGGGAGGCCGGCCTCGGTGGAGCGCCATGCGCGAGACTGCCGATATGGCATCCTCGGTCCTGCACTTCGCCGGCGACCGGCTCTCCGAGCCCGAGCTCTGCGCGGCGCGGATCGACGGCCACGTCGTCGCGCTCGGCGAGGGCTACCTCGCCGCGGACGCGATCGAGTCACCCGCGCTGCGCGCCGCATCGCTGCGTCCGCTGCTCGGCGCGGACACCGCCGCGACCCATGAGAGCGCCGCGTGGATCCACGGCGCGATCGAGTCGCCGCCCGCACGCCACAGCGTGCAGCGCATCACCACGACGCGCAAGCGCTACCGCCCCGCCGATCCGCGCTGCCGCTATCGGACGATGCTGCTCCCCGACGCCGACCTCGTCCGCATCGCCGGCGCGGCCGTGTCCTCGCCCACCCGCACGCTCATCGATCTCGCACGCGAGGGATGCGACCCCTCGATCGTGCGAGACATCCTGACGTTGTTCCCCCAGGCGCTGCCGGAGGCGCTCGCCCGGCTCGAGGCGAGCGTGGTCCCCGGCAAACGTGCCGCGCTCCGGCTGCTTCGCGCCTAGGAGGACGTCACGCGATAGACGTCGTAGACGGCGTCGATCCGGCGCACCGCGTTCAGCACGCGGTCCAGGTGCACGGTGTCGCCCATCTCGAACACGTAGCGGCTGAGCGCGAGGCGGTCGTTGGTCGTCTGCACACTGGCCGAGAGGATGTTCACGTGGTGCTCGCTGAGCACACGGGTGATGTCGCTGAGCAGTCCCGACCGGTCCAGCGCCTCGACCTGGATCTGCACCAGGAACACGCTCTTGGTGGTCGGCGCCCACTCCACGTCGATCATCCGCTCGGGATCAGCCATGAGCGACTTCACGTTCGTGCAGTCCGTCCGGTGCACCGAGACGCCGCTGCCGCGGGTCACGAAGCCGATGATCTCGTCCCCCGGGACCGGCGTGCAGCACTTGGCGAGCTTGACGAGGATGTCGGGAGCACCCCGCACCAGCACGCCCGAGTCGCCGTCGCGCGGCGCCCGACCCCGCC
It includes:
- the alaS gene encoding alanine--tRNA ligase, encoding MKTAEIARRYLDFFEKNDHVIVPSASLVSDDPTLLFTVAGMVPFVPYLNGTVPAPFPRAADVQKCIRTNDIEEVGHTARHGTFFQMLGNWSFGDYFKEGAITYAWELLTRPEADGGLGFAEKDLWVTVYETDDEAAGLWRTIAGLPEERIQRMGREDNYWSTGQPGPAGPCSEIYFDRGPAYGRDGGPAVDDNRFTEIWNLVFMQYAINNVRSKVDFDIVGELPHKNIDTGMGLERVAFIKQGVENMYETDQVRPVLDRAVELSGRPYGREHEDDVRYRVIADHVRSSLMLLSDGVTPSNEGRGYILRRLMRRSIRAMRLLGVDGPTFPELFSASRDAMASAYPEVATDWDRISQYAFAEEDTFLRTLASGSTILDTAVAQTKSAGGATLSGSEAFLLHDTYGFPIDLTLEVAAEAGLDVDRAAFDELMQEQKTRAKADAKARRRAIADHSVYRELRAAGETVFTGYTDLETESSVLGLLVDGIPVDRAGEGQIAEVVLAETALYAESGGQVADKGVIVGPGYELEVLDVQRPVPGLISHTVEVTAGEVAVGAAATTVVDAVNRRAARQAHSATHLVHAALRDTLGRSATQAGSLNRAGYLRFDFTWSQALSDATKSEIEEITNNAVRDNLEVTTRVLSLAEAKELGAMALFGEKYGDTVRMVDIGGPWSRELCGGTHVSSSAEIGLVSLVGESSVGASNRRVEALVGLDAFRELAAERSIVSQLSTALKAPRDQLPARIAELTANLKAAEKKIAAFEARALAERAPALAESATRIGDVSLVAASVGEAASADDLRTLTLQVRDRMNDRAAVVALGAIVGGRPTVVVATNDGARGHGARAGVLAKAAAAVLGGGGGGRDDVAQGGGADPGTSGRRPRRGPPPDRRRVSGFRRGVRLGVDVGKARVGVARCDPDGLLATPVETVRRDGVAVARVVELAVEHEAVEILVGLPTSLSGADTPSTTDARAFAGAVAAAAPVPVRLVDERLSTVSAHAVLRQSGRSQRNSRSIVDQVAAVILLQSALDAEKQTGRPAGAPVPPAEENV
- a CDS encoding replication-associated recombination protein A, which translates into the protein MSGSAALFGTPTPLAVRMRPVSLDEVAGQRHLLRPGSPLVALADPERRTTGAVSVILWGPPGTGKTTLAQAIARSSGRRFIELSAITAGVKDVREVMQEALNQRDLYGQSTILFLDEIHRFTKAQQDALLPGVENGWVVLIAATTENPSFSVISPLLSRSLLLTLETLSDDDLGELIDRAVTDARGLAGAVELEPEARAALIQLASGDARRALTALEAAASMAPEGEPVTADVVSQAVDRALLRYDRQGDEHYDVISAFIKSIRGSDPDAAIHYLARMIEAGEDPRFIARRLVISAAEDIGLADPQALQIATAAADAVQFIGMPEGRIPLAEATLYLATTAKSNAAYLAINQAIADVRAGKSGRVPKHLRDAHYAGAKRLGHGKGYRYPHDSEIGVVAQQYLPDTLRGTRYYEPTNHGQERDVQARLEKIRRIVDGE
- the rpsD gene encoding 30S ribosomal protein S4, with product MVTKSQDRRKVRLSRALGVALTPKAARYLEKRPYAPGEHGRTKRKADSDYAVRLREKQRLREQYGIREKQLRIQFEEARRKDGLTGENLVEQLEMRLDALVVRAGFARTTAQARQFVVHRHILVDGQIVDRPSFRVKPGQLIHVKQRSEGTEPFQVAAAGGHAEVLPPVPGYLEVDLSTLQARLVRRPKRAEVPVVCDVQLVVEYYAAR
- a CDS encoding dioxygenase, coding for MAATAREREERAARERARVYAARQELHRRQVGRRRRDDVIAGVAGGILVLAIAGVQFAYYETGPGAPAPSDTSTSTPQPTTTDAVSPDPASTDGGIPDPASTPAG
- a CDS encoding ATPase, translating into MSAVKSFFWFVFGTLAGFVLAHLVDKDPRGHELLAEVDARISEFADRMGDAYRDQQARLNELIEADAPAAARDAD